ATCCATGATTCTTGCGGCCCGGTTGTAGCCTATCTTCAACTTTCTCTGCAAAAACGAAGTTGAGGCCCTGTCATTGGAGCGGATGATTTCCAAAGCCTTAGGAATCATGTCATCATCCCAGTCTTCGGCCGACTCGCCATCCTCCACATCTCCGGTCTCTATCCGCTCCTGCACGGCTTCCTCGTACTTTGGCGCGCCATTCGTCGTGTACAAAAACCTAACCAGGGCATTTATCTCATCGTCCGAAACCAGCGCGCCCTGGGCCCGTAGCAGTCCGCCAGAACCAGGTGGTAAAAATAACATATCTCCTTGGCCAAGAAGTGATTCCGCTCCACCAATATCAAGAATTGTACGGCTGTCGACTTTGGAAGCTACCTTGAAAGCGATCCGACTTGGAAGATTCGCCTTGATTATTCCGGTGATCACATTCACCGAAGGTCGTTGAGTTGCAAGGATTAGATGAATACCGGCCGCCCTCGCCAACTGAGCCAATCGGGCAATGCAGGTCTCTATATCTCCCGGCGCCACCATCATCAAATCGGCCAACTCATCTATTATGCAAACAATGTAAGGCATCTTTTTAGCTACCAGATTATGTGACTCATCTCCTTCTGCAATAGGCACTTTTGATTGCGAATCAACAACCTTCGCATTGAAGCTGGCTATGTTTCGCACCCCAACCTTCGCAAATATCTGATAGCGATCCTCCATCTCTGCAATCAACCACTTCAAAGCGTTGGGCACTTTTTTTGGATCGGTGACCACCGGAATCAGCATATGCGGTAGATCATTAAATGTCTGCATCTCAACGATTTTTGGATCAACCATTATAAATCTTAGGGCATCCGGCGACGCATGAAACAGCAGCGAAGCAATGATTGCATTTATGCAAACCGTTTTGCCAGAACCAGTTGCTCCAGCAATCAACAGATGCGGCATCCTGGCCAAATCGGCTATTATCGGCTCACCGGTAACGCCACGGCCAAGAACAATCGGGATATCTGCCCGCATTCCGGCCCAGGCTCTAGATTCCAGGATTTCCCGAAGCCTAACAGTAACCGGTTCTTTATTAGGTAGTTCTACACCTACACAACCTTTCCCAGGCACCGGCGCGATGATTCTTACGGACTTCGCCGCCAGGCCAAGGGCAATATTTTTATCCAACCCTACGATTTTCTCAACCCGGACGCCTGGCTCGGGCAAAATCTCATATCTAGTTATGACCGGCCCCCTGTGTATCTCGCTCGGCTTCACAGAAACACCAAACTCGGCAAGAGTGCTAACAAGCTTAATTGCAACAGATTCATGATCCTCGCCGGACACCAGATTTAAACTCCCGCGCTCCAACAATTCGGTGCTCGGAAACACATGATCACCGATTTTACAAGAAGCTCTAACGAGGACCGGCTCGACGGAACTCACATCAGCCGAAGAACTTGCATAACCGACCGGTTGATCCACTGGCAGCTCAATCCCAGAGCTCGATACCAAATTCCCGGTCCTAGTAACCTTATCTCGACTTGCTTTGCCCACGAAAACCACCATTTTCCCGGCCAGTCTAGTCAGACCAAATAATCCGCTGACAAATCTGCAACATGCACGTAGTGAACTAGATACAACACGCAACCATCGGATGCCTAGCCTTCTAATGGCCATCATCAACCGAAGGCTTTTTTTTTCAGATCCGGACACAGGTTCGGTTTTCCTGAAAATCAGCCATCCATCTACTAAAAATACCGCCAACAGCAGTATAAATCCACCCAATGGGCCAAATAGCGGGTCCAAAAATTGATTAAGTATTTTCAGGCCAAATATTCCACCAAGGCCAGCAGAAAATTTGTTCTCAAAAAAACCAGTAAATACTTTGTCCTCAAGAAGATATTTGTGAAAAACCGAAAGCAATCCAGCCAGAGATAAAATCATGCAAAGTGAATGAAGCCAAAGCCACCTCGAAAATGGTCGAGCTAATTTGAATGCAACCACGAAGGAAAACCATATCAAAAGCCCGGAAACCAGCAGGCTCGCCAACCCAATAAATCTGACAATCCAAAACGAAAACAAAGGCCCTAGCCTCCAAACCATATTTCTATGTGGCTGAACATCAAGAGCTTTTGTACTAATCAACCAGCTTTGATCCGGATCAAAATCCAATAGCCAGATCAGCGTCAACAATCCGAGGACAAAAAGAAAAGTCCCGCCAACAATATCTTTGACTCGACTACATTTTTTTTGTGGCTGGCTCATGACTCTTATCCGGTTAATAGCAAACAATATATAGTAGAGTATAAATTTCAAACAAATCAACCACTATAACCCACACATTTTTCTTGATAGGCTATTCCAAATTAATTCTCTAACAGCCAAGGGGGATTAGCTCAGTTGGTTAGAGCGTTTGCATGACACGCAAGAGGTCACTGGTTCGAGCCCAGTATCTCCCACCAGGTGGCACAATAACGTCCGAACTATCAACAACTTACTCGTTCGCCGAAGCCATTCCTTCCCACAGAGCCTGAACCGGCACCTGCAGATTAAGCAACTTCTCCGCCTTAACATCGTTGTCATGATCACCAAAAATCCTTCTAATATCGAAGAAACTAACATAAACCATGAGAAGCATGAGCAGGACCATGAATAGAAATTGAACGGCTGTCGTAAGCCGGCCTGACAGATTTTTTCCCATTATTTTCTCTGCCACTGCCATCATAATATGGCCACCATCCAAAAACGGAATCGGCAAAATATTCAATACGGCCAGATTGACATTTAGGGTGATTATAAACAGTAAAAACAATCTGAAGTCACACAACGCAAACATGTTAAGCGTCTTCACTATGCCAGGTAAGCCCATCAGATTTTTTAGCGCCACATTGGATTTTCTTGAGATCAAACTATTGAGAGTTATCAGCGTGTTCCTGACACTATCTAACAACTGGGATACGGGATTACAGTGAACCATCCTAGTTCCCTCGGAAAAAAGAACGCCGATGCTATTAACTCTCTCTGGCTGTACAAGTTCTAAATTCTTTATATTTCCATAGCTGACTTCCCGAACTAGGCCTTTCTTCGTCATAAATCTCAACTGTGGACTCTTTGTGTTCTTCAGGATAAACACCAAATCCGCCATGGTTTCTATCTCTTTTGAATTCACAGCCATAAGCCTACTGCCAGGAGTAATATCCCTGTATGTATTGCTTAGGTGCTTATATTCCAATAACTTACAAATCACCTTGTCATCAAACAAGTTGGAAAGTTTTGTTCCCTCGGCATAGTCTGGATAGATCTCCATAAAACAATCATCAAACTGCAGCTTGACATAGGGCTTCTTTACTGGTATGGTCATAGGGTCTAGTCTGAGGGACTTCGATTCATTGCCGGACTGAACCAGCAGCGAATGAGGCTTATTGGTTGACTGAAGAATATGGTTCAGCTGGGAAAGGGAAAAAATGTCCTGATCATCGATTTTCAAAAGGATATCGCCATTTTGTAACCCAGCTTTTTCTCCGGGCGAATTTTTAAATACCTCATGGACAATTAGCTTCTGAGCCATCTCCACACCTATCGTACGCATATAATCACCGGCAGCTTCATTTTTCATCACAAGTTCCGGATAGACATCAACGTCAAAAACGCTACCATTCCGCTCCACCTGCAACCTGGCCAATGGCTTATCATCGAGGCTTCTATTGGTACCAAGTACGATGTAATTCATTAGATCAAAATGTGTTCTAACCTGTTTTCCATCAATACTCAGGACCTTATCGCCTGGTAACAGTCCGGCCTTATAAGCCGGTCCTTTAACTTTCAGGTCATCCTTAATCCAAATCTTCTCATGGACATAGCCAATCACATTTGTCATCGAACTTCCAGGCTTTTCGCAGCCAACAACCCAGATGATCGATGCCAAAACAAATGCGAATATCATATTGAAAATAACACCCATCGATGCCGCGATTATCTTATCCATACAGGATGGTTTTTTAAACCCCTTGGGGATATCGAACTCGCCCTCTATCTCTTTCATTTCAGCAAGTTGCGGTAAAGCCACATAACCGCCAAATGGTAACAATGATATGCGAAATTCGGTTTCGCCATGTTTCCAGGAAAATAACTTCGGCCCGAACCCGATGGAAAATCTAGGTATGTAAAATTTCCTACTTTTCGCTGCAAGGTAATGGCCAAGTTCATGGACAAATATAGAGCCACCAAAAAATATCACCACACAGATACATGACCAAATGACATCAAAGCACATAAAACAGCAGGGACTAATACTTAACTTTCATCAAAAGTCCAGAGACAATGTTGTAATTTTAAAACAACTTTGACATAAAGAATTTGTTAATCAAAATAATCCGGCATAGACTGTGTTCAGGTATTTTAATAACCACCGATATAGATGACCTCAAATGATAGTGAATCTCCCATAATAAGATTCGTTAATCATGTTTTTGAGCATGCCATCGCAAAAAAAGCGTCGGACATTCACTTTGAAACATTCACCGATGCGGTGGTGATAAGGCTACGCGTGGACGGCGTACTGGAAGAACTCCCTTCCCCTGATAGACATCTGGGCAACGCGATAATTTCAAGAATAAAAACCATTGCCGGGCTGGATCTTGCGGAAAGAAGACTGCCTCAGGATGGCCATGTAGAAATAAAATATCTAAACCGAGTGGTGGACTTCCGGGTATCTACATTACCAACCCAATATGGCGAAAGTGTCGTGCTGCGTGTACTGGACAAAGATTCGTGGCATTTTGATTTAAACCTAATGGGCATACCGGAGAATGTGTTAGCAGAAATTCGTAAAAATTTACACACGGGCTCGGGAATCATATTGACCACGGGACCCACAGGTAGCGGTAAAACAACCACACTTTACAGCGCATTGCATGAAATAAACAACGAAGAAATAAAGATCCTCACGGCCGAAGACCCGGTGGAATACGAAATCGATGGAATTGTGCAAGTTAACATACGAGACGATATAGGTCTGTCCTTTGAAAAAACCCTCAGATCATTCCTGAGGCACGATCCGGACAAAATACTAATAGGCGAATTAAGGGACTCCATTACGGCCAAAATAGCCATACAAGCAGCACTCACAGGCCATCTGGTACTCGGAACACTGCACACAAATGATGCTCCAGCCGCCATAACAAGACTCGTCGACATGGGCATAGAACCATTTCTCATCGCCGACACAATCAGAGGAATTCTGGCCCAAAGACTACTGCGAAAAATATGTGAAAATTGTAAAGAAAAAGCACCAAGAACCAGAATTTTTGAAGAAAAATATCCAGAACTAGCTGACTCAGAATATTATATAGGAAAAGGCTGTCCCCAGTGCAACAATACAGGTTACTCCGGCCGGTTTGGCATCTATGAATGGCTTGACATAAATGCAGAAATCAGACAGTCAATAAGAAACCTGGTCCCGCTGGAAAATTTGCAAAAAATAGCCCTAGATCAAGGCCTTGTGCCATTGAAAACCCAGGCAATCGAAGCAGTAAAAAATGGCCAAACCACCATCCATGAACTGGATAAGGTGTAAATAATAGCCCATTGATTACCGAGAGATCCGTACACACACCTTCACCAATAAAAACCTGGCGTCCCGTATGGGATTCGAACCCATGTTGCCGGAATGAAAATCCGGTGTCCTTGACCGACTAGACGAACGGGACAATCACTATGTGCAAGCTACATCTATCAGATATTTTGCAAGTATTTTTTAAAAAACCCTGGCCAAAATTAGGGTATATTGTATTTTTTTAAATCCCTAAAAAACATTTCGGTTTCATCTATCACAATTTTTCTTAGTCCTATCAATCCTATTAGATTTGATATGGCCATAAGCCCAATCACAATATCCGCCAGAGCAAGTACAGTGTTAATTCTAAAGAATGGGCCCAGCGCAACAAAAAAAACAAAAAATATTTTATAGAGGCCCAGGGCACTGTCTCCCCAGATATATTGGATGCACTTCTCTCCATAGTAATTCCATCCAATAATAGTGGTAAACGCGAATAATATAATGCTGAGGCTAACTATCAATTTTCCAAGAGAAATCACTCCAAGACCCTGTTCAAACGCATAGGCCGTAAGCATTGCGCCTTCCAACGGTGGCGATAGATTAAAAATGGCTCCACCGTCACAGGAAATCACTATAACCAAGGCGGTCATGGTACAGACGACTATGCTAAGCAATGCACCGGCCGCGGCTGCTAATCCCTGTTTGGCCGGAGAATCTGTTTTGGCAGTGGCAGCGGCTATGGCCGAACTGCCCAATCCTGCTTCATGGGAGAAGATTCCACGGCTAACTCCAACGCTAGCTGCCAATGTGGCGGTTATTCCAACACCACCGCCCAGTATCGATTTCGGCATGAATGCACTCGAGCATATCAAATAAAATACCTGGGGAATTTTAGAAAAATTAATTACCAACACCGCGGTCGCAGCCCCAATGTAGAACAGTGTCATAATTGGAACAATTTTTTCAGCCACCGCAGAGATTCTATGCAATCCACCCATGGTTATTGCCATGACCACAAGGCTAAGCACCGTCGCTGTAACAATATTAGGAATGCCGAAAGATCCAAAAGCAGCTGCTATGGAATTGCTCTGAGCTAAAGTCCCTGTTCCAATCAAAGCAACCATCAGACCAAAAAATGCAAAGATTTTCGCCAATCCATTGCGACCTAACCCAAACCTAATATAATACATTGGGCCTCCGGAAATGCTGCCATCCGCAGCTATTTTTCTGTATTTTATCGCCAAAACACCCTCCGCATACTTAACCGCTAGGCTAAGAATAGATGAAATCCATAGCCAAAATATCGATCCCGGACCGCCTAAAGTCACCGCCACGGCAATGCCTACTATATTGCCTGTGCCAAGAGTTGCTGATAGGGCGGTACATATGGACGCAAAAACAGAAATGTCTCCACCGCAATTTTTATTTTTTGCATTGCTTTCGATGATGCATTTCATCGCCAATTTCAAATTGGAAAATCGCAACATTTTAAGCTTGTATGAAAAATAAATACCAACAGCTAAAATAGATATAATTAGCGGCCAATTCCAGATTAGCCTGGAAATTGCATCCAAAAATGATTCAAGCTGTTTTGGTTCCACAAATTGTTATATTAGAAATTATCAAAAAATACTCTGTCAAGGCTAATATTTTCCTGAAAAGGCGCCCGACGGCCATCAATATTTCTAATTTTAAAAACCATAAGGTCATAAAGTCATAAAGTCATAATACACATATTAGCCTTCTTTTTATACAACGAGCGGCATAAAACAAAATTTTCTCTTGCGTTATTTTTTAACTTGTTAGTCATGCCAGCCGAAATGGCCCATCGATTAGATAATCGCACCAGCAAGAAACAGCTTGGGATTTTAATGCTAATTTCGCTTGTAATAAGCAGTCAGGTTGGGTCGGGAATCTTCGTTTTTCCGGCAATTCTAGCTCCCTATGGGACAATTGGATTGGTAGGATGGATTTTTTCCGGAGCAGGAGCCATATCGCTGGCCCTTATTTTTTCCGAACTTTCTTCAAAAATTGTAAAAAATGGAGGACCACATGTCTATGTAACCGAAGCCTTTGGCCAAAAGACAGGATTTTTTA
The nucleotide sequence above comes from Puniceicoccales bacterium. Encoded proteins:
- a CDS encoding amino acid carrier protein, whose product is MEPKQLESFLDAISRLIWNWPLIISILAVGIYFSYKLKMLRFSNLKLAMKCIIESNAKNKNCGGDISVFASICTALSATLGTGNIVGIAVAVTLGGPGSIFWLWISSILSLAVKYAEGVLAIKYRKIAADGSISGGPMYYIRFGLGRNGLAKIFAFFGLMVALIGTGTLAQSNSIAAAFGSFGIPNIVTATVLSLVVMAITMGGLHRISAVAEKIVPIMTLFYIGAATAVLVINFSKIPQVFYLICSSAFMPKSILGGGVGITATLAASVGVSRGIFSHEAGLGSSAIAAATAKTDSPAKQGLAAAAGALLSIVVCTMTALVIVISCDGGAIFNLSPPLEGAMLTAYAFEQGLGVISLGKLIVSLSIILFAFTTIIGWNYYGEKCIQYIWGDSALGLYKIFFVFFVALGPFFRINTVLALADIVIGLMAISNLIGLIGLRKIVIDETEMFFRDLKKYNIP
- a CDS encoding DNA translocase FtsK, translating into MSQPQKKCSRVKDIVGGTFLFVLGLLTLIWLLDFDPDQSWLISTKALDVQPHRNMVWRLGPLFSFWIVRFIGLASLLVSGLLIWFSFVVAFKLARPFSRWLWLHSLCMILSLAGLLSVFHKYLLEDKVFTGFFENKFSAGLGGIFGLKILNQFLDPLFGPLGGFILLLAVFLVDGWLIFRKTEPVSGSEKKSLRLMMAIRRLGIRWLRVVSSSLRACCRFVSGLFGLTRLAGKMVVFVGKASRDKVTRTGNLVSSSGIELPVDQPVGYASSSADVSSVEPVLVRASCKIGDHVFPSTELLERGSLNLVSGEDHESVAIKLVSTLAEFGVSVKPSEIHRGPVITRYEILPEPGVRVEKIVGLDKNIALGLAAKSVRIIAPVPGKGCVGVELPNKEPVTVRLREILESRAWAGMRADIPIVLGRGVTGEPIIADLARMPHLLIAGATGSGKTVCINAIIASLLFHASPDALRFIMVDPKIVEMQTFNDLPHMLIPVVTDPKKVPNALKWLIAEMEDRYQIFAKVGVRNIASFNAKVVDSQSKVPIAEGDESHNLVAKKMPYIVCIIDELADLMMVAPGDIETCIARLAQLARAAGIHLILATQRPSVNVITGIIKANLPSRIAFKVASKVDSRTILDIGGAESLLGQGDMLFLPPGSGGLLRAQGALVSDDEINALVRFLYTTNGAPKYEEAVQERIETGDVEDGESAEDWDDDMIPKALEIIRSNDRASTSFLQRKLKIGYNRAARIMDTLREKGLVSSAEDSQDGL
- a CDS encoding GspE/PulE family protein; translated protein: MTSNDSESPIIRFVNHVFEHAIAKKASDIHFETFTDAVVIRLRVDGVLEELPSPDRHLGNAIISRIKTIAGLDLAERRLPQDGHVEIKYLNRVVDFRVSTLPTQYGESVVLRVLDKDSWHFDLNLMGIPENVLAEIRKNLHTGSGIILTTGPTGSGKTTTLYSALHEINNEEIKILTAEDPVEYEIDGIVQVNIRDDIGLSFEKTLRSFLRHDPDKILIGELRDSITAKIAIQAALTGHLVLGTLHTNDAPAAITRLVDMGIEPFLIADTIRGILAQRLLRKICENCKEKAPRTRIFEEKYPELADSEYYIGKGCPQCNNTGYSGRFGIYEWLDINAEIRQSIRNLVPLENLQKIALDQGLVPLKTQAIEAVKNGQTTIHELDKV
- a CDS encoding site-2 protease family protein, producing the protein MVIFFGGSIFVHELGHYLAAKSRKFYIPRFSIGFGPKLFSWKHGETEFRISLLPFGGYVALPQLAEMKEIEGEFDIPKGFKKPSCMDKIIAASMGVIFNMIFAFVLASIIWVVGCEKPGSSMTNVIGYVHEKIWIKDDLKVKGPAYKAGLLPGDKVLSIDGKQVRTHFDLMNYIVLGTNRSLDDKPLARLQVERNGSVFDVDVYPELVMKNEAAGDYMRTIGVEMAQKLIVHEVFKNSPGEKAGLQNGDILLKIDDQDIFSLSQLNHILQSTNKPHSLLVQSGNESKSLRLDPMTIPVKKPYVKLQFDDCFMEIYPDYAEGTKLSNLFDDKVICKLLEYKHLSNTYRDITPGSRLMAVNSKEIETMADLVFILKNTKSPQLRFMTKKGLVREVSYGNIKNLELVQPERVNSIGVLFSEGTRMVHCNPVSQLLDSVRNTLITLNSLISRKSNVALKNLMGLPGIVKTLNMFALCDFRLFLLFIITLNVNLAVLNILPIPFLDGGHIMMAVAEKIMGKNLSGRLTTAVQFLFMVLLMLLMVYVSFFDIRRIFGDHDNDVKAEKLLNLQVPVQALWEGMASANE